The following DNA comes from Chitinophagaceae bacterium.
GGGTAGCATTAGCTTCTGCAGCTGGTGTCAGCTTAGCAGTTGCTGCAACAACGAGTGTCGTATCAGGAACTACATATTGTGCTGCCAACGCGTATGCAGGAAATAATTGTGAAGATTGTAATCCTGCTTCATTTGTGGTTTCAGTATATAATTGTTCTCAGTAACCCAGTAAAAAATAGAAATATGAGAGTGACCGAAAAATCCTTTTATTCCAAGTATTTAATTTTAAACTTATTGGCAATCAAGCAGTTACAAAACTACAAGGGGATCAAAAGTAACTTTTTGGTCACTCTCTTTTTTTGTGCTTTTCTTTTTTTGAATGGGTGTATTCAATATGAGTTTATTCCTCGCAAATACAGAACCAGAATACGTAATACTTATTTAAAAGAATCTTATCAAGAAAGGAATCCTTTTCAATTACAGTATCTAAAAACCGATAAACAATTGACGTTTTTGGGAAATAATTCTCATCATCTATACAAAGATAGCATTCTTATTTTTTATCCTCACCTGAGCGTATATGATTCTTTAAACGAAGTACAAGCCCGAAAATTATTACAAGAGAATGTGGTAAGGTCTTTAAATAAATCAAAAGAAGATACTCTTAAACCAATACTGATAAAGTTACCTTTTCCTGATGTATCACACACATCGAAAAAAACATACAGAGAAAAAATGCAATATTCTATGTTGAAAGGGATAGAGGTAGGGTTGAACAAACATAATTTTCAAACAGAAGAACTATCCATACAGGATATCAAAAAAATAAATGAAAGTATGAGACAACTCATAAGGCGGAAAGAAAACACTATTGACGATACTCTATTATCTATTTTGAATAGATACCCACAAAAGTATTTTCTTTTAACTACGGGAAACATCTATTTGGATAAAACAGAAAAAGAATATAAAACAGATATAAAAAATTATAATTTGATTGCTATTCCCGTGCAGATAATTTCATTTCCTTTGAATGTTCTTACTTTAGGGGCATTTCCGGGATTAATATTTATTTTTCCTCCCAAAAAATCCTGTATGCGTTTGACGGTATCTATACTTGATAAGTCAAAAAAAAAAGTTTTATTTTATGATATAAAACAATATCCTGAAAATAAATTTATAATTCCCGAAGTGCTTGAGTATGAAATAAAAGAAATGGTAAAAAAATTTTTCAATATACCCGCAAGTAATAAAAAACAATGAAAAGAATACAAATAAAAGTTGCCTTTGTGTCCATATGGATAAGCATACTAAGTATATACTGTGGTTGTAGTAATATTTTTGAACGTCCTATTGTGGGACCAAGACAACTACTTACAGATAAAGCATTTATAGCCCAGTATATTTATGCGAGACCTTCGCTGAATTATGATATTGAAGGCATAACTTCTCTTTCTGCAGATAAAGGATTTGGTGGGGTAAGACCAAATTCTCTTTTTTATACTGTAGTACGTTACAGACTTGTATTTAGGTTTAATTTATGTGGAAATTGTAATCCTCATTCTTTTTTAGATGCTTTCACTCCTTCAGGAGAACTTAAGCGTAAAGAATATGTGGTTTCTTTTGACAATCGGATAGCAGAATTTGATGCTCTCAGAAAATACCATAAGGATACCACTAATAAATTAGGAATAAGTCAGTTTGTGGGAATAGCAGTAGCAGATACCTTAGAGTATATACATATTACTTCTGATAGAAAGTATAGTGAATCCCATACTGCCAGTCCCTATTATATGGATGATATAGTAAATGTATCTTTAGAAAGTGCGGGAATAGCTTTGCGAGAATATCATACAACGGGTATAGCTGGAGTATGGAATTGGTACTCCGATCTAAGAGTATCATATTTTAATATGGGAGATAGTATACCATTGAATTTATTAGATACAAAGATGTCTTTTTCTCTTGAGGCCCCTCCGTATAGCGTAGATACCTTTCAGTTGACCTTTCATTGGAGATATAAAAATGGGACAGAATATAGGACCACTTTACCAAGATTAATAATTACAAGATAAGAAATAACTGATGAGATACAATACTAAAAGAGAGCAGCGTCTGTAAAAAGTGACTCTTTTTTTTTACTTACTTACTTTAGGCAAACATATAATACAATTTCATACCTTGACCTTTTATGTATTACATACACTTTTTGAATATAATGTTTGCCTAAGGGGAAAAACTAAAATGAACTTCAAGACCATCGTATTGATGAAATAAAATATTCGTGTTTTACATTTTTAACTCGCAACGGTCTCGATACGCACGTTTAAAAATGTTTTTCTTTTTTATAAAAAATTAAAAAAAGAGATTTGGGAAGGGGGAATATTTATATTCTTTTAGAAAGAAGGGGAAGCATCGCATTTTTCCAATCTAAAAAAGTTCCGTTAAGTATCTGAATACGAGCGGTTTTTACAAGCCAAAGGTAAAAAGAAAGATTATGAATGGAAGCAATTTGATACCCTAAAATCTCTTTGGCAATGATAAGATGCCGTAGATATGCTTTGGAATAAAAACTACTCACGGGAGAGTTTATTTCTGTATCTATAGGGGAAAAATCGTGTTTCCATTTTTCATTTTTTATATTAATAGTTCCATTTTGGGTAAAAAGCATTCCATTTCTACCATTTCGAGTAGGCATCACACAATCAAACATATCTACTCCAAGGGATATGGCTTCTAAAATATTTTGAGGGGTCCCTACTCCCATAAGGTATCGGGATGAATTTTGAGGCAGAATATTACATACTAATTGGATTATTTTATACATTTGATATGCAGGTTCTCCTACAGAAAGACCGCCTATAGCATTACCTACGGAATGTTTATTACTTATATACTCGGCTGATTGTTTGCGTAAGTCCTCATAAATACTGCCCTGCACTATAGGAAAGAGAAATTGTTGATAATTGTATTCTTTTTCGGTGTTTTCAAAAGTATCTACGCACCGATCCAACCAACGATGGGTGAGTTCCATAGATTTTTGGGCATAAGTATATTCCGCAGGGTAAGGAGGACATTCGTCAAAAGCCATAATAATATCTGCACCTATAATTCGCTCTGCTTTTATAACATTTTCGGGTGAAAAAAAACAATTGGAACCATCAATATGGGATTGAAACATCACACCGTCTTCTTTTATTTTTCTTTTATGAGCAAGGGAATATACTTGGTAACCACCACTATCACTGAGTATGGATCTGTTCCATCCATTAAATTTATGTAGTCCCCCTGCATTTTTAAGAACCTCTAATCCAGGTCGTAAAGAGAGATGATAAGTATTCCCTAAGATTATAGAAGCATTTATTTCCGATTCTAATTCTTTTTGATGCACTGCTTTCACCGTTCCTGCAGTTCCTACGGGCATAAAAATCGGGGTTTCTATGATTCCATGGTCCGTTTGTATTCTCCCAACCCTCGCACTTGTTTTTTTATCGGTATGTTGTAATTCAAAAAACATTTTTTTATAAATTAAAGTGTTAAAACAATCTTTTTGAAATTCTACTCAGTAAATTAAATTTTATCTATTATAATAGAAATATTCTATCAAATAAAATCAGTTTCTTTTATTTTCTCATAATAAATTCTATTTTTATGAAATACATATACTATAGATAATACTACTTCACAAAACATATTTCTTTCTCAAACACCAAGCCTCAAAATAACACATATATATAGAATGACAAACAAACATCATTTTTTTATTTTTATATTACTCCTTTTCTTTATCAAAAATAATTCATCAAACGCACAGGAGTCCCTCTCTTCCTATACTCTCTATGCTGAGGATAATATACCAAGGACTTTTGCTCACAACATATCTATGGGTGAAATTGGTATAAGTGCTTATTCTTATTTTCATATAAATTCCTTAAATCCTGCTCTTCTCATAAAAAATAATCTTACTACTTTTCAAACTGCCTTTATCGGAGATTATAAATATATACAAAAAGATACCAACAATGCGGAAAATTTTGGTGGAAATCTGAGGTATGTTTCTTTTGTCTTTCCCATTATTACTACTAAATGGAGCATACATGTGGGAATTGCTCCCCTTAATAGTATATATTATAATATAACATCATCTCTGCCCGAGAATACAGCTTCTTTTCGTTATAATATAAATGGAAAAGGATCGCTTTCACATTTATATTTTTCTAACGGGATAAAACTCTTTAAAGATTTTTCAATCGGGTTGAGAGTTTCTTATGTATTTGGCTCTGTAGATGAATCTATCAATACTAGTTTACCATCTTATAATTTTGGAAACGATTACTCCATATCCTATTTTATAAAAAATCTATACCGAGGAGTAGAAGGTGGATTAGGATTTGCTTACGAACAAAAATTATCAGAAACATATTCTATAAATTATGGAATAATAGCAGATGTCTTTTCTTATATAAATAAAAACACCACCATCTCTACCCAAAGAATAGATGTAAATACAACCGCCTATCCTTTAGATACCTTACAAGGAACAACCCATTCAATAATAAAACTTCCGATAAAAGTAGGAGGAGGAATTTCTTTTATAAAACAAAATCATTACACCATAGGAACAGAAATGAGTGTTGTAGAATGGACAAATCCTCTCTCCGATGTATTAAAAAATACTACCTTTCAAAAAAATATACAATGGAATATTGGAGGAGAATATATTCCTAAGTATAACTCCGAGTTCTATCTAGCAAGAATACGTTATAGAGCAGGATTTAGTTTTCAAAAAATGCCTTATCTTGTAGGAAATCAAAATGTATATGAATGGGCATCACATTTTGGTTTTTCTTTTCCCGTGAGTATTTTTTCCAGTATAGACCTTTCTTTCAAAATAGGAGAAAGAGGAAAAAACGAAGGTATGCTTATCAAAGAAACATATTTTCAAATCTATTTTGGAGCTACTATAAATGACAAATGGTTTATAAAACGAAAATATGATTAAGAAAATACCATTAAATAAGTAATAAAAACGATTATACTTTCAAAAAAAAATAAAAACAGATATCATTGAAAAAAGATAAAAAACATCTTTTCATAAAAAAGAAAAGGAAATCTCAATATAGTAAATTGTATTTGTTATATAGTTTTTAATTTTAAACTATCCTATATATATGGAAGCAAAAAAAAAACCACGAGTAGATTATTTAGAAGCAAAATCAGGTGTGTTTTTAAACTTAGGCATAGTCGTAAGTTTACTTATTTGCTGTATAGCATTTGAATGGAAATCTTATGATGATGGAAATCTTATAAATTTAGGAGCTGCGGAAACAATTTTTGAAGAAAACTTGGAGGTTCAAGCAACTCAACAACCACCGCCATCTGTAATAAAACAACCAGAAATTGTAGAAGTACCCGACGAGGTAGAAGTAGAAGAAAAAGCTCCTGAAATAGACGTAGAAGTAGCTACAGAAACTGTCGTAGAAGAACAAATTTTTGAAAAACCTGTAGAAGAAGAAGGAACAATGTGCGAATTTGGAATTGAACCCACTCCTAAAGGATGAATGCAAGCTTTTTACGCTTTTATAGAAAAGAATCTTACCTACCCTAAGGAAGCAAAAAGAATGACTATTGAAGGAAAAGTATTCGTTCAATTTGTAGTTGATGAACAGGGTTCTCTCACGGAAGTGGAAGTAGTAAAAGGAATAGGTGCAGGATGTGACGAAGAAGCAGTAAGAATTATTAAAAATCAACCTACTAAATGGACTCCCGGGGAACAAAGGGGAAAACCAACAAAAATCCGTATGATACTCCCTATTACTTTTAAATTACGATAATTTTTGTATATCTTTTGTGTTTTCTATCATTACCACATTGAAAAAGTACCAGNNNNNNNNNNNNNNNNNNNNNNNNNNNNNNNNNNNNNNNNNNNNNNNNNNNNNNNNNNNNNNNNNNNNNNNNNNNNNNNNNNNNNNNNNNNNNNNNNNNNACCAGTAAAAGTTCGGATGATACTCCCTATTACTTTTAAATTACACTAATTTTTGCATTCTCAAAGTGGTGAAATAGTAATAAGTCCATAAAATCTTTCTCACCACTTTCTTTTTTATAAATCAAACACATAACACTTAATTATTATCAAACAAATTAAAAATTACATGGTAAGTCGTATTAAAATAGTAGGGATGATAGGAGCTATAAGTATAATGTATAGTTGTGCAAGTAATGAATTCACCACAAGCTCGGGAGTTAAAGTATCTTATATAAAAAAAGGAGCACCTACCGATTCAGTAGCAAATACTAATCAAATAATGTCTCTCAATATAAAATGGGTTATAGAGAAAAATAATAAAGAACTTTTTAACACATCTAAAAATGGTATCCCTATGGGCATACAATGTGATACTACTATGCAAAAGAATTTAGGAAAATTATATGATGTTTTTTCTCTTTTGAAAAAAGGAGATAGCGTTTCTTTCTCTCTTACAGCAGAAGACTTTTACGAAAAAACAATTCAATCCCCCCTTCCGGACTCTGTCGTAAAAACAGATTTTATTAAGTTCTATGTAGGAGTAGAAAACATACTATCCAGAGAAGAATTTCAACAAAAACAAGAAGCATTTTATCAACAGCAAAGAAAAAAAGAACAAGAAATGGCACAAGAAATGAATATAAAAGACGGAGTTACTATAGATGAATATTTAAAACAACAAAATATTACAGCACAAACTACTCCATCACAGCTGCGTTATGTAATTACAAAAGAAGGAACAGGGGAAAAAGCATCAGCAGGAAAAAGAGTATTAGTACATTATTCAGGATATTTATTAGACGGTACAAAATTTGATGCTTCGTATGATAGAAATGAACCATTCGAATTTATATTAGGAGCACAACAAGTTATAACTGGATGGGACGAAGGAATCGCTCTTTTGAATAAAGGAGCAAAAGCAACTCTTTATATTCCATCGGGATTAGGATACGGTTCAAGAGGGGCGGGTGGAGTTATTCCTCCTAATGCTATTCTTAAATTTGATGTAGAATTATTAGAAATTAAATAATAATATTGTATTTAAAAATATCTTTTCATGACTTGTAGATATTATAAAACTACAAGTTATGGGAAAATATAATACACTTATTTTCTCATGTTTGTATAAAAAATATACGTATGAATTTACATGAATACCAAGGAAAAACCATACTCAAAAAGTATGGAGTAACAGTAGGACAAGAATTTGTAGCCAATACCCCTGAAGAAGCCGTTGAAGCAGCAAAAAAACTACAAGATCTTACAAAAACAAATTTGTATGTAATAAAAGCACAGATACATGCGGGCGGAAGAGGAAAAGGAACTATTAAAGAAACAGGATCTAAAGGTGTCGTATTAGTAAAGTCCATAGAAGAAGTAAAAGAAGCAGCAAAAAAAATATTAGGAGGTACGCTTGTAACTTTACAAACAGGACCAGTAGGGAAAAAAGTAAATAAAATACTCATATCCGAAAATGTTTATTACGAAGGAGAATTCAATCCAAAAGAATACTACGTAGGCATCTTATTAGATAGAGATAAAGGAAAAAATGTCATCATGGCATCTACCGAAGGAGGCATTAATATTGAAGAAGTAGCGCATAAAACCCCCAATAAAATAATAAAAGAATGGATAGATCCAGGATTAGGTCTAACATCTTTTCAAGCCCGAAAAATTGCTTTCAAATTGGGATTAGAAGGAAATGCTTTCAAAGAAATGATACAATTTTTGAACGCCTTATACAATGCTTATATATCCATAGATGCTTCTTTATTTGAAATAAATCCTGTTTTAAAAACATCAGATAACAAAATTATAGCTGTAGATTCAAAAGTAACTATAGATGATAACGCTTTATTTCGTCATCCTGATTTAGCAAGTTTGAGAGATGAAACAGAAGAAGACCCTTCCGAAGTAGAAGCAGGGAAATCTGGACTGAATTATGTAAAATTAGATGGAAATGTAGGATGCATGGTAAATGGAGCAGGATTAGCAATGGCTACTATGGACATAATTAAATTATCGGGCGGACAACCTGCTAATTTTTTAGACGTAGGTGGAGGCGCAAATGCTAAAACAGTAGAAGCCGGTTTCAGAATTATCCTGAAAGACCCAAAAGTAAAAGCTATTCTCATAAATATATTTGGAGGCATAGTCCGCTGCGATAGAGTAGCAAATGGAGTAGTAGAAGCATATAAAAGTATTGGCAACGTAAAAATCCCTGTCATTGTACGCCTCCAAGGAACTAATGCAGAAGAAGGGAGTAAAATTATTCAAGAATCAGGACTAAAAGTATTTTCTGCTATTGCTTTAAAAGACGCCGCCTTAAAAGTGAAAGAATTACTTGCATAAAAAAAGAATTTTGTGTTCTATATTCTCTAACAAAACACTATAAACCTGAAATTACATCTCATAAAATGTGAAAATGAGCAAAAATAGTATCATAAAAAAAATACTCATTACACATCAAATCAGTATACAATTTTTGTAACCCTTGTTTAAGAGTTCATATAATGCTTTCAAATATAATATAGTTTGTTTAGTTGATGTTATTTACTACTTGTAAACAAGAATAAAAACATACATTGAGATAGAATTTAAATACACAAATTGTTTAAATTTCATTATTATATTAATCAATACATTATTACATTAACCAATACATATATGAATAATAATAAATACACATGGCTAAAGAATTATCCCACAGGAGTTCCGGTTGAAATAAATGCAGATGCTTTTCATTCTATCCCCGATCTTATGAAAGAATGTTTTCAGAAATATTCAAACCTTCCATCATTTGTAAATATGGGAAAAGAAATAACTTACAAAGATTTAGATACCTATAGTTTGAGATTCGCCTCATTTTTACAAAATGAACTCCATCTCAAAAAAGGAGAAAGAGTTGCTATTCAAATGCCAAATCTCCTTCAGTATCCAATAGTTATGTTTGGAGCTTTGCGTGCAGGATTAGTAGTAGTAAATAATAATCCTCTCTATACACCAAGAGAGATGCAACACCAACTCAATGATTCCGGAGCAGAAACTATCATTATATTAGAAAATTTTTGTGCCAATCTTCAACAAATAAAAGAAAACACAAAAATTAAAAACATTATTGTAACAGAAATAGGTGATATGCTCGGGGGTTTTAAAAAGCATATTGTAAATTTTGTAGTGAAGAAAGTAAAAAAAATGGTACCGAACTATAACATACCTGGTATTATAAAATTTGAAAATACTATCAACAAAAAATATGAGAGTTCCTTTACAAATATATCTATAAAAGGAGATGACTTAGCATATTTACAATATACAGGAGGAACTACAGGAGTTTCTAAAGGTGCTATGCTTACACATAGAAATATTATAGCTAATTTAGAACAAGTTTCGGCTTGGATGGCAATTAGTAATTTAGAAAACGGAAAAGAAGTAGTTATTACCGCTCTCCCTCTCTATCATATATTTGCTCTTACCTGTAACTGTTTGTGTATGTGTAAAATAGGAGCCAAAAATATCTTGATTACGAATCCTAGAGATATGCCCAATTTTTTAAAAGAATTAAAAAAATACCCTTTTTCAGTTATAACAGGTGTTAATACTTTATTTAACGGGCTTATGAATCAACCAAATTTTTTAAAATTAGATTTTTCAAAAGTTAAAATAGCACTCGGCGGAGGAATGGCAGTTCAAATACCAACTATTGAAAGATGGAAAAAACTTACTAATACATCTTTAATAGAAGGATATGGATTGACAGAAACTTCTCCCGTAGCTACTGCAAACCCTTTTAATGGAACAGATAAACCAGGGTATATTGGAATTCCTGTGCCAAGTACAGAAGTAATACTATTGAATGATGCCGGAGAAGAAGTAAAACAAGGGGAACCGGGGGAAATATGTGTGAAAGGACCTCAAGTTATGAAAGGTTATTGGCAAAGACCTGAAGAAACAGATAAAGTTTTTATTCGTGGGTACTTCAAAACAGGCGATATTGGTTTTATGGAAACAGATGGTTTTTTTAAAATTATAGATCGCAAAAAAGAAATGATATTAGTTTCAGGCTTTAATGTATATCCTAACGAAATAGAAGCGGCTATTTCACTCCATCCTAAAGTTTTAGAGGTGGGCGTAATCGGTGTTCCCGATTTACATTCTTCTGAAGTTCCTAAAGCATTTATAGTAAAAAAAGATGATTCTCTTACTGAACAAGAAATTATAGCATTTTGTCACAAAAATATAACAGGGTATAAAGTTCCTAAACATATAGAATTCACAAAAGAATTACCTAAAAGTAATGTAGGAAAGATTTTGAGAAGGGTATTAAAAGAAAATGATGAAAAGAAAAATAAATATATTTAAAATTATCATACAAAACAATATACTTAATACAATTTAATGGATATCTTTGATAAGGTACAAAAAAATAAAGGGCACTTAGGTTCACAAGCCTCATTTGACAATAATTTTTATATGTTTCCCAAATTAGAAGGTTCTATCTCTCCTCATATGCTATTTCAAGGGCATCAGATGATAAACTGGAGTTTGAATAACTATTTGGGTTTAGCAAATCATCCTGAAGTTAGAAAAATAGACGAAGAAGCTTCTAAACAGTGGGGATTAGCATATCCTATGGGAGCAAGAATGCTTACAGGAAATACAGTGCATCATGAAGAATTTGAAAAAAAACTATCCGATTTTGTAAAAAAAGAAGCATCTATGCTTCTTAATTATGGTTATCAAGGCAT
Coding sequences within:
- the tgt gene encoding tRNA guanosine(34) transglycosylase Tgt encodes the protein MFFELQHTDKKTSARVGRIQTDHGIIETPIFMPVGTAGTVKAVHQKELESEINASIILGNTYHLSLRPGLEVLKNAGGLHKFNGWNRSILSDSGGYQVYSLAHKRKIKEDGVMFQSHIDGSNCFFSPENVIKAERIIGADIIMAFDECPPYPAEYTYAQKSMELTHRWLDRCVDTFENTEKEYNYQQFLFPIVQGSIYEDLRKQSAEYISNKHSVGNAIGGLSVGEPAYQMYKIIQLVCNILPQNSSRYLMGVGTPQNILEAISLGVDMFDCVMPTRNGRNGMLFTQNGTINIKNEKWKHDFSPIDTEINSPVSSFYSKAYLRHLIIAKEILGYQIASIHNLSFYLWLVKTARIQILNGTFLDWKNAMLPLLSKRI
- a CDS encoding energy transducer TonB, which gives rise to MQAFYAFIEKNLTYPKEAKRMTIEGKVFVQFVVDEQGSLTEVEVVKGIGAGCDEEAVRIIKNQPTKWTPGEQRGKPTKIRMILPITFKLR
- a CDS encoding FKBP-type peptidyl-prolyl cis-trans isomerase, producing MVSRIKIVGMIGAISIMYSCASNEFTTSSGVKVSYIKKGAPTDSVANTNQIMSLNIKWVIEKNNKELFNTSKNGIPMGIQCDTTMQKNLGKLYDVFSLLKKGDSVSFSLTAEDFYEKTIQSPLPDSVVKTDFIKFYVGVENILSREEFQQKQEAFYQQQRKKEQEMAQEMNIKDGVTIDEYLKQQNITAQTTPSQLRYVITKEGTGEKASAGKRVLVHYSGYLLDGTKFDASYDRNEPFEFILGAQQVITGWDEGIALLNKGAKATLYIPSGLGYGSRGAGGVIPPNAILKFDVELLEIK
- the sucC gene encoding ADP-forming succinate--CoA ligase subunit beta translates to MNLHEYQGKTILKKYGVTVGQEFVANTPEEAVEAAKKLQDLTKTNLYVIKAQIHAGGRGKGTIKETGSKGVVLVKSIEEVKEAAKKILGGTLVTLQTGPVGKKVNKILISENVYYEGEFNPKEYYVGILLDRDKGKNVIMASTEGGINIEEVAHKTPNKIIKEWIDPGLGLTSFQARKIAFKLGLEGNAFKEMIQFLNALYNAYISIDASLFEINPVLKTSDNKIIAVDSKVTIDDNALFRHPDLASLRDETEEDPSEVEAGKSGLNYVKLDGNVGCMVNGAGLAMATMDIIKLSGGQPANFLDVGGGANAKTVEAGFRIILKDPKVKAILINIFGGIVRCDRVANGVVEAYKSIGNVKIPVIVRLQGTNAEEGSKIIQESGLKVFSAIALKDAALKVKELLA
- a CDS encoding AMP-binding protein, which codes for MNNNKYTWLKNYPTGVPVEINADAFHSIPDLMKECFQKYSNLPSFVNMGKEITYKDLDTYSLRFASFLQNELHLKKGERVAIQMPNLLQYPIVMFGALRAGLVVVNNNPLYTPREMQHQLNDSGAETIIILENFCANLQQIKENTKIKNIIVTEIGDMLGGFKKHIVNFVVKKVKKMVPNYNIPGIIKFENTINKKYESSFTNISIKGDDLAYLQYTGGTTGVSKGAMLTHRNIIANLEQVSAWMAISNLENGKEVVITALPLYHIFALTCNCLCMCKIGAKNILITNPRDMPNFLKELKKYPFSVITGVNTLFNGLMNQPNFLKLDFSKVKIALGGGMAVQIPTIERWKKLTNTSLIEGYGLTETSPVATANPFNGTDKPGYIGIPVPSTEVILLNDAGEEVKQGEPGEICVKGPQVMKGYWQRPEETDKVFIRGYFKTGDIGFMETDGFFKIIDRKKEMILVSGFNVYPNEIEAAISLHPKVLEVGVIGVPDLHSSEVPKAFIVKKDDSLTEQEIIAFCHKNITGYKVPKHIEFTKELPKSNVGKILRRVLKENDEKKNKYI